attaaaaacttgttttcatgttttacttTCACTGGTGGAAGTTGGCAGGCAGGGGtgtgtgtcaaaaaaaaaaaccatcagaaAAGGGACATTGGATCAAACCACAAAGTTCTGCTACATGAAGAGATATTCAGCCTCAAACTtctatttaaattaaaacatctGAGATTAGAGGGGAAATGTCTCTTTGTTGGAATTGCCTATAAATAAACATATCAGGGAAATCTGAAACCAAAAATGTGGTGACACTAGTTCACAGTGATGTGGCTGTTAATCCGTGTCTATGTTTGTTTATTGTCTTCTTCCTTCCAACTGGTTATTCAGTTTAGGATGATGGGgtgctggaacctatcccaacTGTCAAAGGGTGAGAGGCAGCATATACCCTGCATAGGTTTCCAGTACATCACGGGACTAACACACAGAAATAGGCAACCACACACTCTGGCATCCACACCTACAGTATATTTAgaaccaccaattaacctaataggtatgtctttgtactgtgggaggTAGCTGAGGCACCACCATGTCTGCTGCTATTATTTGTCTCTTAGTGCCACAGacattaattatttaaagaTAAACATCTGCTACTGCCTATTGGTAAATGTCACAATAATTACACATAGGTCAATAGGTGTCAAGTTAGATATCAGCTGAAAATGCTCAGCTAAAGACTGAGAAGGGCCCTAGCCAGTTAATTAATGATTATTTCTGTCTATTTTCATCAAATTCATGTACacaaaatacccccccccccccccccccccaaaaaaaaaaacattttactttatAACACCTGAGTGAATCCACTAGTTTGTAATAAATCATTTTGAATGAGCTCCTGATTCAGCTAAGGTTCTGTACCAGCATTTAAAGAacttatttttcaaaatgtcaaactttcAAAATTTGAAAATTGGGCCATAAAATGTCAGTAAAAATCAGCAGAGGAGTTTCCATTATTTCAAATttctttctggaaaaaaaataaacgaAAAAAACATAGGCAACCATGgtaatctgctagcaaccaaagcattCACTAAGAGGTTGTTGGTAcagcaccttctttgcaacTGATTGTAACCTGTGAGAGCCAGCGACCTCCAGGAAGTGCTGACATCTAGCTGGGAAATAAACATTTCCATAGCATCCAGTGGCTGtatcacatccaatatggcggacaaCTCTAGAGCAATGCACCCACGATGTCGTGTGAGAACCTTCAGTAGAAGTCTAGAGAAAAACAGCCATTGGTTTACCGGCTCAGTCACTTGTGTTGAGTCATACTGATAAAAGAATTAAGTCTATTTGGCAAATTTTGATCATcctaaggtttaaaaaaaaaaaaaaaaaaaaaaaagcattgtctGGGATATGCTTGTTGGCAAGCCAATGAGAGTGCGTTTTCACAGTCAGAGCCACCCCTCTCTTGTCACATTATCTAAAGCAGGACTTTACAaatcagtgggtgacatcacggtagctgtgtccatcttttatacagtctaAGGTAGAGAAATATCTGTATGTGAACATTTCCAACTTTGTATAAATTAAAAGCACTCATCATTTAGACATACATTTTAATGTAACTACAATAATCCATAATCAAAATTGTGCAATTGATATTGGTATAAAAATAACAGTCATGCTTCTGCATGGAAACCAATGTATATTCCACATGGTGCCCACATGCCATCATACGCACATACAGCACAGTGTATAACAGGATATAACATTGGGCATCAGCGGACATTCAGTCCAGTGTTTCCAGTCCACTGAAATAAATTCCATGTAGTCTCTTCCCAGTTAGCATCAGCACTTAATTATCCGTCACAGGACACCCCACACCTCCTCAAAGGCGGAGCATATCTTGGCACAGGTCAGCGCTGCAGACAGGGGGTAGTTACTGATGGATGCCGTCTTCTCAGTGTAGTCCACATTCACCTATTAAGGACAGAGACATCAGTAGCACACAAAAAGTATTTGACATGACTGTTAAAAGAAGGACTGACATATTTCTCACCGCTCCATGTGCAAATGCTCCAATCACCACCGCAGCTGGTCCCTCTGGTACCAAAGTCCGGGGGCACACAGCTTCTCCTGCAGAGAAGGAGGTGGCGATGCGAGGACAGCCGGGAGGCAGGTGATCAGACACTGGATTTTTAATCATCCTCAGGAGTTTCTGAGGACCATCAGCAGCCCTGACACTCAGCTTGTGCAGCAGCTGAACTAACATagcagaagagaagaagaattaGGAGAACAGCAATGGAAGGCTCATGTGACCCCAAACACAGGTGGATAAAACTAACTGTTTTGTACATTGCCTACAGAAGGCTCAGTATATGTTTTAtctaggcaaaaaaaaaaaaaaaatagtcataGTTTACCCATAAGCCCACAGAAGCGTGTGAATGTTCTCGGGATGCGAGTCTGAGGGTTGATCTCGATCAACgcgtttttctctgtgtggatGTAAACCTGCAACAGGCCCGCCCTGTTCAGCGGACTGTCCATCAGCATGAGCAGACACTGGAAAGAAACAGTTGAAGATTCAAATCATTTATGTTGTTCTACACTACAGACATGTTATAAAGAGCTTTATATAAGAAAACACAATACACAGACAAAAGAATTCTTTGAATACAAACAGCGCTTTGTAAAGACAGCTGACTTAGTGATGTACACATCAAGTCTCAATAAGATGTGCACAAAAGACAAGATATTTTTGTGCACATCAAAAGCTCTGAttcatactgaggaggtaaaaCAGACTGCTTTCTTTTGTGGAATAAACTGAATAACATGTTTGATGCTCAGTCCAACTGTGCTATCAAACATTGCATCATCTGACAAGACAAAGTTAAAAGGATTGATGATGTTTCAGATGATGtacatgacatttcctgcaaATATGAATACTGATGTGGCTTGAAATTTTGGCTTGCCCTTTGGTGTGATGTTTGAAAATCACTATCTTACATGACTGCATTAATGTTTGAGTCTCACAGAATCATgatctttcggctgctccctttaggggtcgtcACAGCAATCATCTTCCTCTATATTACCCTATCCCctatgtcctccttcactactgtggtcttcatcttttcctccagcctgacagctccatattcaacatcctttgacCAATATATGCGCTATCCCTCCCCTAAacatgtccaaatcatctcatccttgtctctctaactttgtctccaaaccccTCAACCTGAGTTGTTCCAAACCATCCATTCTCGTCTCGCCTTCCTTCACGCTCTTCTTCACCTCGCTGGTGTGCTGCTTTGCTATCTCTACTCTTTGCATCTTCACTGTTATCAGTATGATGATACTCTTGTTAATGCCAGCAACACATCGCGATATTTCTGTATTGTGAATTGATTCTCACCTCAAATGGACTTCAgtgaaaatgcacttcaataAATTAATCAAATCCAATCCAGCTTCCATCTGATTAATTGTGACAACATAGGTGAAGAACAaagctgtacacatcattgaaAAACGAGTTTACCTGATGTGTGATATCTGGTCTTATTTGTCCCGGATCTCTTCCACTTTTGATGATCATATTTTTGTGTTGGTCGCAGTTTAGCAGTTCAAATGTTTTCCCGACCTAAAATACAtagatataaaaaaattaacacgCCGACAGCATGTATTAATTGGCCTTAAAGTCACTTATTATGAGGTATGGTTACTGATGTCACTTCCAGTGAAAACAGATAGGGGCTGCAACACAGCACCACGCAAACATCTCTTACCTTCACCGTCTCCAACGACGCTCCCTCCAGAATAACCACCAACCTTCTCTCCGTCATTCGGTCATGCAGACTGCGGAGATGTTTGGCTGGTTTTGGTTCGTATTCATCCAAATGTTCAAGACCACGCTTCTTCCCATTAGTGGCCGCCATGACGCCTTCTTCTGGATAGTCGCAGGACACTCACGTCACCGCAAATAGTGCGCGTTCACGAGTAGTGTGCACATAACTTGCACATAAATACTTAAGTTGCGCCTTTTTGATTTTTGATGACGCTAACTAGAATTTGGTGGTGCAATTATGCGATGAAATCTGTCTATTTTATGTTTATGCAAAAAATGCGCGTCTCCTCAGCGGCCTCGTTTTGCCCTCGCCTCCTTTTTCGTCACTATTGTGCGCCGGATGTCGTGCTGCAACGTGTTGAGGCAAATTTCACGTGTGGAAATTTTCCTCCTGCGTTACCTACAGTCACATTTTTTAGTGTCTGTGGATTTAAAAGTATCCGATTTGTTGGTGAGTATTTGAAGAATCGGTGCTGCCCTTTACTTTGCAGTTAAATAGTGGTTCAGTGACGATAAGCGGAGTTATAAGGGTGTACCTTTAAAAAACTGTTCGGACAGATCATGCCTGTGGAAAACGGTCTTTATTTTGTAACGATCCTGTTCGAACGTTTGGTAGGAGTCTGATGATTCTTTAATCTTTAGACAGTTTTATCTCCAGCAATAGAAATTTGataaatagtaataaaataTGATATTTGTTATAAGCAGACAAATATTTGTGGATGTTTTAATAGTGGAGACCCTCACTTTATAAGTACATAGTTTGAATTCTGCCATGATAATAAAGTACATACCTCTGAAGCTGAATTTATTCTACTGATCTTGAGCAGAGCGCCTTCCAAAACACTTTCCTTGTCTGACTTTTTGTTCTTCAGTGAAATGCCTCTTTTCTGTCATAGGGTGAGTGATTTAAACTTTGGACATTCAGGTCTTAATGAGGAAttttgctggaagcagccataagATCTAAGTGCAGTCTTCTGTTTGTGCCACAATTGATTAGTTAAAACAGAAGTAATGTTCTTATATTAAGGATTTTAGCAGGCATAAAGGAATTTTTGTTGCCCTCCAAAAGATGTTTAGccaaagaaaaatctgtaattGGGGCTTCACTTAATCAAGCATAATAGTGGTTTTCTAGaagatcagaaaaaaaacaatttctatCAAGTAAGGTAACACAGACTCATTGCTTTTAATCTACGTGAACAAATCAAGCTGACTATCCTGTTCTTGAGTCAGGAAAAACCCATAATACTGTTAATGTATTAAAGATGGGACTTGCAGTGGTCTCCACTCAggtacagtgttttttttgttgttgttgttttgtttttaatttctcttaGGTTTTGAAAACAGtctaactttgttttgtttttcaggctctCTGTTTGGTAGAAAATCATGGGTCGGAAGTTGGATCCCTCCAAGAAGTTGAAGAAAGGTCCGGGTAAAAAAGCCAGGAAGCAGCAGGGAGCAGAAACAGAGTTGGCCAAGTTTATAACTGATGGTAACTATCCATTCTTTACAAGTCAAAAGTTCCTTTTTTGGGAGGTTTTCTAAAGAGTACTGGCAACCTctttaaattgtgcatttttttcttttttttttctttgttttttaatctttgcaGAGGACACTGGACCAAAACGTCTCTCAAGTAGAGCCAGAAAAAGGTAAGAGGTGGTCTGAAGATGTAACATGACACCAATGTATTTACATTCTCCTAATTCATATTGAAATGTTTCAGAGCTGCAAAGAGAATCCAGACTTTGAAAAAGCCCAAAGATGTTGCTGAGGAAAAGCCTAAAAAAGGTAACCAATTAACTTTTACTCAATCTGCtctacacattttaaaatatttggcCAAATGCACATAATTCCTCCCTGGAATTTGTTCTGTGTGTCATTTTACAACAGTTTTTTTGAACAAGCATGACATTCTTGTTCTGAACACTGAAATTCACAATAATTGGCTTCTGATTGATTATCGCCTCTTTGCTCTAAACAAGCGCATGTGAGCATAATTTATTACAGATTCAACTTTGTAGTTGATTGATTATCCATCTCcagttttattacatttatggAAGCTATTGTTTGTTATTGATTATTACTCCTgcatgaatcaccaccttattgtGATGGATGTGTTTATGTCCTCTGGTGATCCCAAGAGCTATGTTCTTGAATCCAGTTTGCCCCTGTTAGGGGAATATTGACAAGGCATATTAGTCCATGGTGAATAGCCAGACTAAGTGTGGTTCATAAGAACTCTATGGGAAAACAAGCAATAGACTGTTTTACCTTGCTTGGATTACTGGGGATCCACCCTGGAGTCAGGGCCAGTTGAGGGGCTCGTCAGCCAGCATCTGCTGGTCAGCCCTTTTCCCATGGGGCCCCCTCAGTTTAAATTAGCCACATGGACCAAGCCTCCTTGtgtcccaccacctgcaggaggggCCACAGGGGTCAAATGCAGGGGCCTTGGTGGTCTAATTACCAGTTACTGAAACTTGCTCTTTAAGTATCTCTGGGTTTTGGGAGAAATGAGCGGGAGACTGATGGGTGTGTCAGCAGTAATGCAGTCACTGTACTGGTTTGTTCTGAtttgagctttgggtagtggcTAAAAGAGTGAGATTGCTGATACAAGCAATACATATGAACTGTCTTTGAGGGGGTCTTGGCTCAGCCTTAGAGAAAGGGTGAGGAGCttggtcattcaggaggggctcagagtagtaAGGTGAGGTGCTCCAGACTTGTCCCACTGGAAAGAGACCCCAAGGCAGACATGCTGGAGTGCTTATATCTgttggctggcttgggaacaccttggtTTCCCCTCAAAAgagttggaggaggtggctgaggaaaGGAAGGTCTGGGGGGTCTCTGCATAGACTGCTGCTCCCACGACCCAGATctggataagcagcagaaaatggatggctggatatTGATTAAATCCCACCATAATGCATTAATTAAACAAAGCAGATCTCAGATCATGATATTTGAGacctttttaaaacaaaacaaaaaaaaaataaaaatgtttttactgtgttttgtttgtttctctctaAAGGGTTCACAGATGAAAACAGCAAATGGTTGAAACCAGCAAAGAGGAAGCGCAAGATTGATGAAGCAGAAAGTGAAGACGACAGCGATGAACACTGggaggaagaagatgatgatgatgaagaggaggaaaagctTATACAGAAGAAGGGTGTAAAAGGAGTGAAAAAAGTGGAGgcggaggatgatgatgatgatgatgatgacgaggatgatgatgacaatgacggtgctgctgctgatgatgatgatgatgataacgaggatgatgatgatgatgatgacttgGTTGACGATTATGGTATTCAGGATGACGGTGatgaagcagcagaagatgaCAGTGATGGAGAGGATGTATGTTcgatttttaccttttttttttttttttttttttttagtcagaaGCTGAAATTTCATATTTGCCAGGACTGTAGAAATATCCCTAATTCGATTAGCAAATTTTCTCTAGCTAGTAAATATATACTGCAGCAGGTTAACTTGGCGCTCTCTTGACTTTTGTTCTACCTTCAGCTTCTTCCCATTGAACGTGCAgccaagaaagagaaaaagctgaaaaaggtCATGGCTCCAGAGAGTGATGAAGATGACGACGACGAAGAGGGggatgatgatgacgacgacgatgatgatgatgaagagcaGAAATCGGATGCTGACATGGATGAGGAAGACACAATAAAAACCAACATAGACGAAGAAGATAAATTCAGGCTTCCCAAGCCAGAAGAGAGTGAGTGACTTCATTTCCTTCGAGGTTTCTCTCGTTTAAAGcagcaaatgtgcaaaaaaaaatttcacttaCAGTTCTGCAAACAGTGAGGGTTTTTTCTTTCTCGTGCATATTTTTAGGACTCCTGCCTCTAGACCTGAAGACAGTTTATCAGCGGATAAAGGACAATGTTGATGTCCTGTGTAATTTCTCAACAAAAAGAGAAGAGGGGAAAGACAGAGCAGACTACATCTCACTTCTGAAAAAAGATCTCTGCACCTATTACAGCTACAATGAATTCCTCATTGAGAAATTTATGGACCTCTTCCCTCTTTCAGAGGTGTGTTTTTCTTCCAGACTTTTTTCCATGAACTTCAGATTTCCTGATTTAGAGAGGATTGACAGTTGTATTGATTTTAAGCATGCTAGCTGGTAATATTTATTTGA
This window of the Archocentrus centrarchus isolate MPI-CPG fArcCen1 chromosome 16, fArcCen1, whole genome shotgun sequence genome carries:
- the emg1 gene encoding ribosomal RNA small subunit methyltransferase NEP1, which gives rise to MAATNGKKRGLEHLDEYEPKPAKHLRSLHDRMTERRLVVILEGASLETVKVGKTFELLNCDQHKNMIIKSGRDPGQIRPDITHQCLLMLMDSPLNRAGLLQVYIHTEKNALIEINPQTRIPRTFTRFCGLMVQLLHKLSVRAADGPQKLLRMIKNPVSDHLPPGCPRIATSFSAGEAVCPRTLVPEGPAAVVIGAFAHGAVNVDYTEKTASISNYPLSAALTCAKICSAFEEVWGVL